The DNA region accccgacGCCCAAAAACCAAAGTCGCAAGAGGAGGcaatggcggaggagaccCAACCCAAAGGCCGCTTCATCTGCTTCGTCGGCAACCTCCCTTACACGGCCACGGTGGAATCCCTCACCGCCCACTTCGCCGCTCTCCAGCCCACCTCTGTCCGTCTCCTCACCGAGCGCGACGACCCCAAAAAGTCGCGCGGGATCGCCTTTGTCGAGTTTGACCGCTTCGACAGGATGAAGACGTGCCTGGAGAAGTTTCACCACACCGAGtttgaggggaggaagattAATGTTGAGTTGACGTATGTTTCCCCTtatcccctttccccctgaTGGATGTTTCTGCTGACAAGTTATACGCAAATAATTAgtgccggcggcggaggcaaaaccccccaacgcctcgacaagatcaaggagaagaacgCCAAGCTCAACGAGGAGCGCCGCAgcaggatgaagaaggtggaggtcgaaaaggccgagaaggaaaaggcaaaggctGCCGGCGGTGCTGAGGAGAAgcctgctgaggaggaggacgaccaAGCTGGTATCCACCCTTCCCGCCGGGCGCAGGTCGGGGCCGAGTTCaacgaagatgaggaggacaaTTTCGGGTATagcaatggtggtggtggcaggggtaggaggggtggtggtggtagaggcggtggtggtagggggagaggtggtggtagaggtagaggtgggagaggtggcggcggtgggaggAATCAAAAGAAGTGGTAGATCATTTCCACTGCTGgcttgagaggggggaaaatATAGGAGAAAATGGATtggtaaaaaaaaaagaaatgggAAAAGGGAGTGGATACAGGTTTCACACCTGGGCTTATCTTTGCTGTTAGGTAGATATAATGTGGTTctggctggttggttggaCAGTGGTGTTTTAAGCAAAAGTTGGAGTACGCTTATGATAccccttttgttttctggCTGAAAGTTGCAGAAATAGAAGAGTGTAGGGCtcagagagaagagagagaagaatgGAGAGTTCATGTTGTCAACCATCTAGGGTGTATCGGTCTTTTTTGAACACGGTGATAAGCTGAGAGAGCCAAGTGAATTCGGATCATCGTGCGGCACCACGGGAAGCCAGTATACGAGACACTAAATTGTCATCAGCATACAAATAGACACCGCATTTCACATCAAAGCAGTTTCAAGATGTCTTCTTTCGCACGTTCATCATattctcccctcctcccacctcaaccccaaactACGTACCCCCCAGCTATCTACAGgaaataataaataaaaagaaacGAGAAGCAACGGAAAGAGCCCTAGTAACAACCCCTAGATTATTGACGGTTGGGTAGGATCGCCAGCGTGTGGAGGAAACACAAAAACGTGAGAGTTCGTTGAGAGCGACATGTGCCTGATTACTCGACACCCTTGTATACCCCCAATACAATATCTGCGGCCATAAAGCCAGAAAAGGGTTGATTCAAACAGCCTAGGTATCTTCGTACCTTGCATGACTGCCTTCATCCCTTCTTCCGTCTAGTCAAGCCTCAAATCTTGCAGGGTATCCCATACTAAAGGTACGGTGTAACCCCCGAACTACACGTCATACTTCATCCACACGCGAAGCGACCCCGGAAAAGGTTTGAAAGAGGTGTTATTGGGGTTGTACTATGGAGGTTGAAGCCAAATAGCAGGCGCAGGCATATGTCGTCGGGTATagatggtgtgtgtgtgtgtgtgtgtgtgattgTATGGTTTGCATTACGGAAAACAATCGTTCGTCGTCGTAGCGATTAGTAAGAAGCACTtcctttttgctttttttttttcgaatTGAAGACGAGGAAACAAGGTTATCAGAGGAGCGTGCACTTGGAcgacttcttcttcgtctgaGGAGCGGCCTTGGGCTCAATGACGGCTCTGAGGTGGTTGAGTTAGTCTCTGATTTGAGGTGTTTCAGTGGGCAAAAAGATGAATTGCTTACCTGATGGCATAGTCAAAGACGGTCTTGAGACCCATCTGTGTCAAGGCAGAGCATTCGGCGTACTTGTAAGCTCCAATCTCCTTGGCAAGGGCCAATCCCATGGGGTAGGTAATAGGCGACCACCGCTTCTCGGCCATTGTCTTGAGCGTATTAGGGTCATCTCTGGCGTCCAGCTTGGTGCCAACCAGCACAATGGGAATATTGGGAGCGTGATGTCCGATTTCGGGCCACCACTATAGAACGCGTCAGAATATGCGAATGATCAGAACTTGCTCGATAAGGAGGTCCATACCTTGGCCTTCACGTTGTCAAACGAAGGAGGGCTGACGAGGGAGAAGCAGATGAGGAAAACATCGGTCTGGGGGTATGAGAGAGGCCGCAGTCTGTCGTAATCTTCTTGACCGGCCGTatcccacaaccccaaactgATGGGCCTTCCATCAACAGTTACGCTCGCAGAGTAGTTGTCGAATACCGTGGGGATGTATTCGCCGGGGAAAGCATTCGTTGTGTAGGAGATGAGCAGACATGTCTACCCCATGTTGGTCAGTCAAAAAGTCAGGAGAGCCAAGGAGAGAATACATAACGGGCATCCTTACCTTGCcgacggcaccatcacctGTGACGACGCACTATACACGAAGAAATGAAACAATTAGCCTTGCGTTCTCCTCGACGCGAATCTTCATGACGCGAATAGGAGGTTGGGATTGGAACTGGCGGTGTCGGCGCCGGGCTGGCGTTGTTGACGAACCTTGATCGACTGGACGGGCGGGGTGGCCATGGTTGAGAGATATTTGGCTTCTCGTGTGAATTAGTGTCGCTGCTGGAAGGCTGAAAAcagaaaaacaagaaaacaaaaagacaacaGTATCGGGCGTCGAAGGTGATGCAGTGATGCAGTGATGCAGTGATGCACTCGGTGCAATCGAATTCGAAGGGCGGCGGAAGGATGCGGGAGCAGGGTTGCAACGAGTGAGCAAGCGGAGCAGAAGGGCGACAAAGAATTGCCCTGGGCTGGATATGAGTTGGCAGATGTGGTTGGACGTAGTTCGGACCACGGTTCTGGATAGGGATGATTCTCGACTGCGAAAGGGCAGAAACGGCACCTAGAGGAATCAGAAAAGGTTTTGACACAGGGCCGGAACGGTTTGGTGCCGGGAAAGGAGGTGTGGGATTCGAATTCGGGCGCGCaatgggggagttgggacgCTGGGACGCTGGCGGTCCGGGCAGGACAGGCCGGGGCGAGTCGAGATAAAGAGCCAGCGGCACTGTGTGGGAGCCTTCGGCAAGGTACTGTCCACCCACTCCAGCAGGACAACAACCAAGCAGAACAGCTCCCCCTGCGCTGTCGTTTGACTGGCTGGCTCCAAACCTGCAGAACACGGCTCCACCATCGTCGCCCTGGCGTACCATCGTCTTGGCGGCACATGCCCTGTCTGGGCGGGTTGAGCTTCCACTGGGAATGGGCCCTGGCACTGGGCCACCTCTGACACTTTCGGCGTCAACCGCCTTGACCAGGCGAGACATGTGAGGGGCAAGCTCCAGAGGTCGGCGCGACGATCACAGGACCGAGCACGACTCTGTTCCGACACGCGATTCGCCTCCAGGGCAAGAGTGTGCCGACGCCATCCCCGCGTAGGTGCCCGCCTCGCCTCTAGGAGAGCTGCTGTGCTGCTCGGCGCCGAGTTGTGCTGTGCAGGGGAACAATAGGACGACGGGATAGGTTAGAGGGACGACTTACCGGATAGTGGCTCAGGAGCTTTTACCTTATCGGATCGCTGTTCTCCAGGTATAGCGGTGGCTCCtaaggtgaggtgaggtgtggTGAGTATCAAATAGCCGCACTGTGTCGCAATTTGGTGTAGCTAACGTAGGACCCCTATCTCCCGCGAGGTTCAAGGAGTTATCCGTGCAGTGGTTTTCGACTCTTCGAAACGTTTGGCGATGCGTCCTTTGCGGGTCGTGCAAGCTTGCGTCGACTTGGCAGAAATATCTTGCTTTCAATCGTGGGTGGTTGGCAAATCAACCGGGGTTCATCTTTCAACAGTTAACCGCCAGGGGCAGCACGGCTGGTTTTATCTAACAACCTGTCAAGAGGTATGTCTTCAAAGTCGGTAAGGCGACCAAGCTGAAAGCAGCCTCTATGGGCCTCGCCCACCAAGACGTTGTTGCACCACACAGCAATCCGTCTCGAGCGGCACGGTGACCGTCCTCGAACCTGCCCGGCCTCTGATCGCCCGGCCGCCGTCATGATACAAGAATACCTAGTCATCGTATCGGGACTAGGACAGCATGGTGGCTCTTCCACAACATCGAGTACACCACCGGATTTATTAACTGCTCAACGGCTTGAATCCCGCGCTCGGATGCTTAACGTGGGTACACGAGAATGGGGTATGATGGAAAAAGTCATCGTATCAATATACATCTATCAGATGGTGTGAATCTTGCTGTACTGTATACCAGTGTTTATTTACTTCGTCGAGCGATTTCGAAAGTTTCAACGGTCATGGACCGAGACGGCGGGTCTGTGGTTCACTGATTGACAGAACTGAGATCATATCTAAGCTTCCACATTCCCCCGCGGGGCTGGGCTTGTGGAGGTATGTCAGCGGGCATATACGTTGTTGACAGAGGTTGGACCATTTTCCCAGGTGATGGTGCGAGCACTGCGGGTGAACAACAACGAGCCGGAATCAGGACTTCAGGCACGGGTGCGTCTTGACGCACGTATGTAACGGGAGGCTTTGGAGGTTTGGATATGGAGGAGGGCCAAGCGTCGGGGCCATGGCGGAAACACTGCTCTCCTGATTCGTCTGGCTGTGTTCGTTTCTGTGACAATCCCTGACAAACGCCGCGGGATGGGCCAAAGCTCACAGTGAGCGATGGACACCATCAACTGTCCTGCCAGTCGGGAAATCCGATGGCCCTCTGTCAGGGCTAGCTATCAGCGAAAGGGCCCAGGTGGTTGACCTTTCTGCTGATACTCTGGTTGCTGACCAACGCGTATAGCACTCCCCTCTGGCTGTTGAAAGCGCCTTACCAACGGCGGCGAAGTCATCGCGGGCCGCAAGTGGCTAACTTGACGCAACGACCGGCCAGGAACATGTCCAAGAGCGAGTCAGACGAGGCACCAAGGAAGTGAACAAAAATCTTCCGAGTCTCATCCATCTGACGTTGGATTGAGATGTTGACTGTGGTTTGGACATGGCTGTGACTATCTTGATTGTTGCGTGGGGTGAACGCTTGGCACCAAGTCGGTGGTTCAAAGTGGATATCCAAAGGCTTATCAATCGCTTATCGTGGCTCCACAATCAGCTTGTGGGGTGTGTTATGCGCACCTTGGAAGTTCGATCGCGTCACCCGGGAACAGCTACAACAACCACACGCGTCGATAATGTAGTTGATCTGAGAGAGTAGACGAAGAGCGCCAAATACCCTGCTTGTCTGATATCTTGAGATGGGAAAATAAAACAGCAATCACGGTTTCCCCGTCTTCATAACCCACCCGGTCTGCACCATGGCCCGCGAAAGTCGTCCACTGGACGCAACACCAAGAGCCGCATCTGCAGACCCTGTATCCAACTTCCGccgctccctcctccaaacccccggCAGCCAGCGCCGTCCACAAGGCCTGTCCGCCTCCGGAAGGAAAAACGCCCCCCCAACCGCAACCCCCCACGCTCGCGCGGCCTTCCGAACCATCGACTCCCGCCGGGCAGCAATCTTCACCCCCCACCGCGCCCGCCGGAAATCAGTGCGCGAAGCCCGAGACTCCCCCcgcgacctcctcctcggccttggaaGGGTCCTCGCCAAAAAGACAGAGCCGATAGtaacgtcctcctcctctcccggcGACACCCCCAACCATAACCCTtccgacgatgacgactcCCACGAGACCACCATTGGCCCATTGCACATGAGCtacgatgatgacgacgaagcAGATATTCCCAAGAGACCACGGCTGTCACTGCCGATCGACAGGGACGACGACAGCGGTAGCGACGATCTCGTCCCCCATCGGTCGATGCTCCTGGACAATGAGGACAACTTCACCATGCAGTCGGTTGAGATGCCGCGTAGGGCGTATAGCGAGGGACCTGGGGGCAGACTGTCCTTGAACAGCACGAGGATGAGCGACTTTTTCAATCCGAATGATATGCTGCATAGTGAGGATTTTGGAAGGGAGTCGGGCATGTTTCCGCCGATCAatgttgtggaggaggagggtacTTTTACTATGGCGGATATCATGTCTCCTGAACGGTAGCTACATGCCCCTTATGGTAAACATTG from Podospora pseudoanserina strain CBS 124.78 chromosome 1, whole genome shotgun sequence includes:
- the RAC1 gene encoding Rho GTPase protein rac1 (EggNog:ENOG503NWUJ; COG:U), with translation MATPPVQSIKCVVTGDGAVGKTCLLISYTTNAFPGEYIPTVFDNYSASVTVDGRPISLGLWDTAGQEDYDRLRPLSYPQTDVFLICFSLVSPPSFDNVKAKWWPEIGHHAPNIPIVLVGTKLDARDDPNTLKTMAEKRWSPITYPMGLALAKEIGAYKYAECSALTQMGLKTVFDYAIRAVIEPKAAPQTKKKSSKCTLL
- a CDS encoding hypothetical protein (BUSCO:EOG09265DRM; COG:A; EggNog:ENOG503Q39K) encodes the protein MGKSSSKKRSRSDEDDIAVAAQEQEVMKKSKVDENGKSEVTKSESSDKKSKKEKKDKKEKKDKSEKKEKKDKKDKKEKKDKKDKKEKKSNSAAEEEEREEKEEEEEPAVESSEKKSKKDRKDKKDKKDKKSKEENQLPPSHPDAQKPKSQEEAMAEETQPKGRFICFVGNLPYTATVESLTAHFAALQPTSVRLLTERDDPKKSRGIAFVEFDRFDRMKTCLEKFHHTEFEGRKINVELTAGGGGKTPQRLDKIKEKNAKLNEERRSRMKKVEVEKAEKEKAKAAGGAEEKPAEEEDDQAGIHPSRRAQVGAEFNEDEEDNFGYSNGGGGRGRRGGGGRGGGGRGRGGGRGRGGRGGGGGRNQKKW